The stretch of DNA AGTTGACGCATGACTCTTGAAATAATAGGATTTCTAAACAACGCCATAGCAATCAATGAAGCCAGTACTGCTTTTATGATATCACCTGGTAAAAAAGTAAGCGAAAAATATAACGCTTTTGACACAGGTATATGCGTCACAAAGCCCATCACAATTGCACCTACGAGATCTAATAGCACAACTCCAAAAACAAGAAGAATGGCAAATGTTCGTTTAAAATCTAACGTCTCAAAATATTTATCTCTCATCCAACCAATTAAAAATGCTACAATAGGATACATTAATAAAAAGCCTGCACTCGGACCAACAAAGACCGCGTAGCCACCGCGTCCGCCTGATAATAAAGGTGCCCCAACAAGTACAACTAATAAAAATACAATAACGCTTAACGTACCATAACGTCGTCCTAATAAAAGACCCGCTAAAAAAATACCCGCATTTTGGATAACGATAGGGACAGGCATAAAAGGAAGCGGAATTGCCGGTATAAAGCCCATTATAGCAATCACTGCTGACATTAATGCTGTATAAACTAAAAACTTAGTGTTCAAAATCTTTTTCCTCCTTCTTCCTAAACACTTCTTTTCAGATTATACATCATTGTAAATGTATTTTCTATATGAGTTTACAATTCAGCAACGGCTCCTACTAACGCTGCATGGTTTTGTAACTGTGCGACTTCGATTTTTGCATATCCATAGTCATCAGGTAAATAGTTTTGTAACGCCGGTACAATGTATTGTAACAAACGTGGACCTTGTGCAGAAACACCCCCACCAATAATGATGATTTCAGGATCATAAATAATTTGAATTTCTGCAATCCCCCGTGCCACCTCACGTGCCCATTGTTGAATATACTGACGTGCAATGACATTGTCCGCTTCCGCTTCCTCAAATAAATCCTTTATATGTTGATGTGGGTATGCTTTACTTAATAACAATTGTTTTAACGCACCCGTTGATGCCCGTTGCTCGTATTGCGTCCCTGTTTCAGGATCATAAAGGAGATAACCAATTTGATTCGGACGATGACGCACGCCTCGTAATAATCCGACATCACGATGGTAAAAACTGCCCCCAATGCCTGTACCTAACGTTAAACAAAAAGCACTTTCATAATGTTCATTGCGTTGATTTAATTCACCTAATAACGCCGCGTCCACATCATTATATACAGCTAGTCGATCGACAAGTGTGCCGAGTGCCGATTCAAAATTTGTCCCAGTATAATGAAGAATGTTTGGGTTTGCATAGGAGATCGTACATGTGTCACGATTCACCGCTCCCGCTGTCGAGATGCCCACAACGACTTCTTTCAACTGATGTTCCTCAATATATGTTTCCAATCGTTTTTTAATATACTTTACAATTGCCTGATCTTCGTTGACGGGTGTTGGTACTTTATCATAATCATGCAATTGTAGTTGGTGATCGATAATGGCGGACTTAATGTATGTTCCACCAATATCAAAAGCCACTTTTTTCATAACATTCCTACCCCTCTCTCCAAAAATGACGTTAACCTTGTTCAACTGCAACAGTCGCACGCATTCGTTGATGCAATAGCTATCCCTCAATTTTGTATACTCTCGCATGCGCTCTAATCCAAACGTTTCAATGACATACACAACAATTAATGGATGTCCGCTCATATTGTTAACGCTTACAATTGAATTATAAATGCCGTTGTGGCATCTGACAATGGGATAATCCTATCACTAGAACAAACCGGATTAAACTCATTCAAACAGAACCTTGTGTGTCAATGGTGTGATTTAATATCGTTCATTCGAATGAATCAAAAAATTAAGCTACAAAACTCATTTCAAAACGAGCTTTGTAGCTTCTACTGTCAATATAATGATCGCGACTGAACAAGACGCGTCATCTTTATTTCGTATTATGACTTGCTGGTAATGTCTTAACCCAGGTGAATAAGACAATCGTTTGTAACATCACCATTATCATCAGGCCGATCCGAATCAAAGTGATATCGACCATCCAAATCGAAAACCCCACTACAATATATAGACTAATGAGTAACTGTATCTTCTTTTTCATTGTGTAGCCACGATATTTACGAAAATCCTCAACATAAGCTTGATACACCTTTGTTCGAATGAGCCAATCATGAAAGCGATCCGAACTTTTCGCAAAACAGAGTACCGCAACAAGCAAGAAAGGTGTCGTTGGCAATAAAGGTAACACTGCCCCCGCAAAACCTAGTAATGTAAAGATACCCCCGATGCCCACCAACAGATATCGCTTCATCACATACGCCTCTATTCTTTTTATTCATCACGCATACACGTGCTTTCATCTTACCACAGTGTTTCAAGTACGAAAATATAATCTTGTATTTTTATTCTGCGTCTCCCGACTGACGTTCAGCTAAAGCTTGTTTTGCAATTTGCGTATACGCCATGTCCTGCATCGGCGGGTTATGAAGACCCGCTCGCATATCTCGAAAGTAACGTTGTAATGGACGCGTCATTTCCAAACTTTTTGCACCTACTACACGCATGGCTAAGTCAATAACATCTAATCCTTCATTCATCACTACAATTTTGCTTGCCGCAGTTTCAGCACCTATGTGAGGTCGTAGCGTTGCTTCTTGATATGCGTGTGCCGTGCTCCAAAGGATATGCCTTGCCGTCATCAATTTAGTTTCCATTTGTCCCAAATTTTGTTGTACCAATGGTAACGTGGCAATCGTACCTTCAATACTATTCGGGCTATGAACTAATGCGAAGTCCAGCGCATAGTCGCGCGCGGCTTGAGCAATGCCCAAATATGTTGCTGGAATGTGCAACAACCAGCCATTTTGGTAAGCTGGGCCTTCTCCTTTCATTTCAACTAAATATTGTGCCCCTACTCGAACTTCATTTAATACGATATCGTGGCTCTCCGTCGCACGCATCCCCACCATATTCCAATTATCAGCAATTTCCAGGCCAGGCGTCTCTCTATGAACCAAAAAGAAACCGACTTGATTTTTTTCAACAATATAGGCCGCGACAATGATATGTGTAAGTACACGACTCATAGAAGTAAAGGTCTTGACACCATTTAAAATATACATCCCATCTTCAAATCGCGCATTTGTTGCCGGTCTTCCACCTCGAGTTGGACTCCCTGTTTCCGCTTCACTCACTGCTCTATTGGCAAGCGCACCTTTTTTCACAGCTTCTGCAAAATCATCTAAACGCACTTGAGTCCAAGTTTGTTTGTCGAAAACCTCTCCAACCAATGCCACATGCCATCCGACAGATAAAGCGGTTGCCCCATCAATCGATCCAAGTACGGACTGCAAAACGACCATGTCTTCAATCGTTGCACCCCGCCCGTCATAAGATTTAGGCAACGTCAACTGCGTATAGCCCTCATCGACGAGCCATTGCAAATTTTCATAAGGAAAGCGATGTTTCTCGTCATTACTTTGCGCATATAGTGCAAGCTGCTCACGATGGGCTTCAAGTTTTGCAATCCATTCTTTTTGTATCGGAGACTGAGTGAATACCGATCTCATTTCTATAACCTTCTTCCGTTTCATTTCTTATCTATCCACTCAACATTATAGTACAAATATGTGCTTATGCCTAATCCGATTACATTCATCACATTTCGAACTCGATTCGTTTCGGACAGCAGCCAGTTCTATTCAATCGTTAAAAAAACGACAAAAAGCAAATTCATTTTGCTATTTGTCGTTTCTCACCCATCTCATAAAGAGCCATCATGATAGGAAGCCGATACATCTCCGGTAACCCTTCCCGCATCATTTGCCCAGCGATAGATTCAATACTTCTCTTTACAATATGTTTTAAATGCTATATTTGATTATCTCAACGATACACTTTCATTTTGCTCATCAATTCTCAAACCCCGTGAATCCACACGACGGCGGATTAAAGTAATACTTCAATCTCACTAAAAAGCTGCTCAATTTTTTCATATTGTGCTTTGGAAACTTCAATGATAACAGTACGTTCGTCTTGTTCATTACGCTTTTTAGTAAGGAAGCCGTAATCTTTTAGTTTTTGCATTGCTTTCGTAATGTAGTACGGCTTAAACTTCGACGCTTTAATAATATCTTTCACATTGTATGTTGCTGACTTATGCTCCAAAATAAAAGTTAAAATAAAAAGTTCTTCATAAGTTAAACCGTATTTTTTCTTAATTTCTGCATAAATACATTTTGTTGTACAGCTGATTTTCATGAGCTCTTTCATATTTTTAATTTGAAACTTTTCCATATACTTACCCCCTAGGTGCATCCAAGCTTGATAGAAACAGTCTATTTTACTCACAACTATATTAACTTGGAAATTTAATATTTTAACATTTATATTTTAAACCGAATCTGTCTTTTTTTCAATTACTTTCTGAGTGCTGATTCAGAAAAAAATTTTGTTATTTTTTCTTTAGTAAAATAACAAAACTACTCAATTTCCTCATATGACTGAAATATAGATTAGAAATAAATTAATTTAGAGCTTAATTATTAAATAAACAATAATTAAGTTTTGTGCAAATGTCTTATCAACAATCAATCATGACGATTTGAAAAAACAAAAAAATAATAACCTACAAATCTAAATATTATGTAGGTTAAATTATTATAGAATTAACTTTATTTTATTGTTACCAATAAGACTTTGCGCTTAACATGCGTAGCCACTGAATACAGTCCAGATCGATTTTACTTTCCCGCGATGTCAAATGTTTCCCTATATACATATAGGCACCAGCCGAGCTCTCGACTGATGCCTATATGGAGAAACGCTAATGCATCCCTATTCACCTATCGAAAGGGAGACTCATCTTTAATACAAAAGCGTGTATTATTTTTTATCTACGAGCACATCAACTAAGCTTAACGCTGCTAATGAAGCAACATCAATCGCATGCTGTGCCCCTTCCTTGCCTTGTCCAGCTTCTAAATGTTTATAAATCGCGCCTGTTAATACGCCTAACGTTAACACAGAAGCCATTTTTGAAAAACGTTTATCAATAATACTTAATGCAAAAAGGCCTGCCGCTAACGTTTCTG from Staphylococcus lutrae encodes:
- a CDS encoding biotin transporter BioY translates to MNTKFLVYTALMSAVIAIMGFIPAIPLPFMPVPIVIQNAGIFLAGLLLGRRYGTLSVIVFLLVVLVGAPLLSGGRGGYAVFVGPSAGFLLMYPIVAFLIGWMRDKYFETLDFKRTFAILLVFGVVLLDLVGAIVMGFVTHIPVSKALYFSLTFLPGDIIKAVLASLIAMALFRNPIISRVMRQLSQ
- a CDS encoding ROK family protein, whose amino-acid sequence is MKKVAFDIGGTYIKSAIIDHQLQLHDYDKVPTPVNEDQAIVKYIKKRLETYIEEHQLKEVVVGISTAGAVNRDTCTISYANPNILHYTGTNFESALGTLVDRLAVYNDVDAALLGELNQRNEHYESAFCLTLGTGIGGSFYHRDVGLLRGVRHRPNQIGYLLYDPETGTQYEQRASTGALKQLLLSKAYPHQHIKDLFEEAEADNVIARQYIQQWAREVARGIAEIQIIYDPEIIIIGGGVSAQGPRLLQYIVPALQNYLPDDYGYAKIEVAQLQNHAALVGAVAEL
- a CDS encoding YbaN family protein; translation: MKRYLLVGIGGIFTLLGFAGAVLPLLPTTPFLLVAVLCFAKSSDRFHDWLIRTKVYQAYVEDFRKYRGYTMKKKIQLLISLYIVVGFSIWMVDITLIRIGLMIMVMLQTIVLFTWVKTLPASHNTK
- a CDS encoding acyl-CoA dehydrogenase family protein, which codes for MRSVFTQSPIQKEWIAKLEAHREQLALYAQSNDEKHRFPYENLQWLVDEGYTQLTLPKSYDGRGATIEDMVVLQSVLGSIDGATALSVGWHVALVGEVFDKQTWTQVRLDDFAEAVKKGALANRAVSEAETGSPTRGGRPATNARFEDGMYILNGVKTFTSMSRVLTHIIVAAYIVEKNQVGFFLVHRETPGLEIADNWNMVGMRATESHDIVLNEVRVGAQYLVEMKGEGPAYQNGWLLHIPATYLGIAQAARDYALDFALVHSPNSIEGTIATLPLVQQNLGQMETKLMTARHILWSTAHAYQEATLRPHIGAETAASKIVVMNEGLDVIDLAMRVVGAKSLEMTRPLQRYFRDMRAGLHNPPMQDMAYTQIAKQALAERQSGDAE
- a CDS encoding transcriptional regulator, SarA/Rot family yields the protein MEKFQIKNMKELMKISCTTKCIYAEIKKKYGLTYEELFILTFILEHKSATYNVKDIIKASKFKPYYITKAMQKLKDYGFLTKKRNEQDERTVIIEVSKAQYEKIEQLFSEIEVLL
- a CDS encoding DoxX family protein is translated as MIVRYATNLKIAKSLFKAAQPKLKGEPGMVETFKSFKLPEGMVKIIGVTETLAAGLFALSIIDKRFSKMASVLTLGVLTGAIYKHLEAGQGKEGAQHAIDVASLAALSLVDVLVDKK